In Nitrospiria bacterium, the sequence TCGTTTTCGGTCGAGGATAAACTCCGGATCGCCGAGAAATTGGACGGTCTCGGCCTGCACTACATCGAGGGCGGCTGGCCCGGGTCCAATCCCAAGGACATCGAGTTCTTCAAAAAAGTCCGGCAGCTCCCGCTGAAGAACGCGAAGATCGTCGCCTTCGGGGCGACCCGGAAGGCGGACAACCCGGTGGCCAAGGACCCCAACATTCAGGCCCTCCTGGAATCCGGCACCGATCTGATCACCCTGTTCGGAAAAAGCTGGGATCTGCATGTGACCGACGCCCTGGGCATTTCGCTCAAGAAAAACCTGGAACTGATCGCCGATTCGATCCAGTACCTCCGGGCCAAGCGGAAGAAGGTTTATTACGACGCGGAGCATTTCTTCGACGGATACAAGGCCAACCCGGACTACGCCTTAAAGACGCTGCGGCAGGCCGTGCAGGCCGGGGCGGATTGCATCATCCTGTGCGACACCAACGGAGGAGCGATGCCCCGGGAGGTGAGGGACATCTTCTCGACCGTCATGCAGGAGGTTCGGGTCCCCCTGGGCATTCATGCCCACAACGATTCGGAGATGGCCGTCGCCAACTCCATCATCGCGGTGGAGCTGGGGGCGGTTCAGGTCCAGGGGACGATCAACGGATTCGGGGAGCGGTGCGGGAACGCCAACCTCTGCTCGATCGTCCCCAACCTCAAGCTCAAAATGAAGGTGGACTGCATCTCGGACGAGCAGCTCGGACGCCTCAAGGACGTTTCGCGGTTCGTGACCGAGATCGCCAACCTGTCTCCGGACAAGCACCAGCCCTACGTCGGGGAAAGCGCCTTCGCGCACAAAGGAGGCGTGCACGTTCATGCCGTGCAGAAAAATCCGCTGACCTACGAGCATGTCCGGCCGGAAATCGTGGGAAACCGCCAGCGGGTCCTGATCTCCGACTACGCCGGGC encodes:
- the cimA gene encoding citramalate synthase, translated to MHFVEIYDTTLRDGAQSEDVSFSVEDKLRIAEKLDGLGLHYIEGGWPGSNPKDIEFFKKVRQLPLKNAKIVAFGATRKADNPVAKDPNIQALLESGTDLITLFGKSWDLHVTDALGISLKKNLELIADSIQYLRAKRKKVYYDAEHFFDGYKANPDYALKTLRQAVQAGADCIILCDTNGGAMPREVRDIFSTVMQEVRVPLGIHAHNDSEMAVANSIIAVELGAVQVQGTINGFGERCGNANLCSIVPNLKLKMKVDCISDEQLGRLKDVSRFVTEIANLSPDKHQPYVGESAFAHKGGVHVHAVQKNPLTYEHVRPEIVGNRQRVLISDYAGRSVLEGKASEFHIRLKKRSPKLTHLLQTLKELESQGFQFEGAEGSFELLMRKAEGTHRRFFDLVGFRVIIEKRREREEPISEATIQVKVGDHLEHTAAVGNGPVNALDHALRKALEKFYPQLKEMKLLDYKVRVLAANKGTAARVRVLIESGDRTRKWGTVGVSENIIEASWQALVDSIEYKLLQDRRKKR